The nucleotide window TTCGAGAACGCGTGTGGCATACAGCAGAGCCGTACCACCACCGGGCACAATGCCTTCTTCAACAGCAGCGCGGGTGGCGTGCAGAGCATCGTCAACACGGTCTTTACGTTCTTTCACTTCAACTTCGGTGTTGCCACCGACCTTGATCACGGCAACACCACCGGCCAGTTTGGCCAGACGTTCCTGCAGTTTTTCACGGTCATAATCGGATGTTGTGCTTTCCACCTGGGAGCGGATCTGGCCGCAGCGGGCTTCGATCTCTTCTTTCGCGCCGGCGCCGTCAACAATTGTTGTGTCGTCTTTGCTGATGGTGACGTTTTTCGCTGTACCCAGCATTTCCAGACCAACTGTTTCCAGTTTAATGCCGAGATCTTCGGACACAACCTGGCCACCGGTCAGTGTGGCGATATCCTGCAGCATGGCTTTGCGGCGATCGCCGAAGCCAGGGGCTTTCACAGCAGCGATTTTCAGGCCGCCGCGCAGTTTGTTCACAACCAGAGTGGCGAGGGCTTCGCCTTCTACGTCTTCTGCAATGATCAGCAGCGGACGGCCGGACTGGGCAGCAGCTTCGAGAAGCGGCAGCATGGGCTGCAGGCTGGACAGTTTGCTTTCGTGCAGCAGGATGTAGGGGTTATCAAGATCAACGATCATTTTTTCAGCGTTGGTGATGAAGTAAGGAGACAGGTAACCGCGGTCGAACTGCATGCCTTCAACAACTTCCAGCTCTGATTCCAGGCCTTTGGCTTCCTCAACGGTGATCACACCTTCTTTGCCGACTTTGTCCATGGCGTCAGCGATCATCTTGCCGACGGATACTTCGCCGTTGGCAGAGATGGAGCCAACCTGGGCAACTTCCTCGCTTGAGGAAATACCTTTGGAGCGGGCTTTCAGGTCTTCGAGCACTTTGGTCACCGCCAGGTCAACACCGCGGCGCAGGTCCATCGGGTTCATGCCGGCGGCCACGGCTTTCATGCCTTCCTTGATCAGGCTCTGGGCCAGAACAGTGGCAGTGGTTGTACCGTCACCGGCCACATCGTTGGTGCGGCTGGCTACTTCACGGACCATCTGGGCGCCCATGTTTTCATATTTGTCTTTGAGTTCGATTTCCTTGGCCACAGAAACACCGTCTTTGGTGATGCGCGGGGCGCCGAAGGATTTTTCGAGAAGAACGTTACGGCCTTTCGGGCCGAGGGTCACTTTGACGGCATTGGCCAGCGTATCAACACCTTTAAGGATGCGTCCACGGGCGTCAGAACCGAATTTTACTTCTTTTGCCATTTTAAATTCCTTTGTGTCTTTTAAATCTGTCGCGAGAACCGGGGTTCAATCGCGCTTAAGAATTTCCGGATGCGAATTATTCGATAATGCCGAGAATATCGGATTCTTTCATGATCAGAAGGTCTTCACCTTCGACCTTGACTTCGGTGCCGGACCATTTGCCAAACAGGACGGTATCGCCTGCTTTTACATCCAGTGCTGTCACAGTGCCGTCTTCGGCTTTGTGGCCGGAACCTACGGCAACGATTTCACCCTGGCTTGGTTTTTCCTGGGCGGTGTCCGGCAGAATGATGCCACCGGCGGTTTTCTGTTCTGCGTCGACGCGACGAACCAGAACGCGGTCATGCAAAGGACGAAATGCCATTTCGTAATTCCCTCTATTTTGTTGGGTTGAAGTTAAAGGTTAGCACTCACTCCCTTAGAGTGCTAACAGCTGCCTAGAGAGATAAGCCATGGGAAGAGAGAGTCAAGGGGATCGGGTGAAAAAACTTCACCTTTTTGTGATTTTTTTGAGAGAGAGCGGGAGATGCCCTCCTCTGTCAGTCATATATGGACGCGGGAGAGAGAATTGCAAGACGAAGGTCACGGATTAATTATCTTCAAAATTAACAGCCGCTGCCAACAAACCATCCATCCAAGGATGCTTACTATAGTCTAAGAAATAATAAACATTATCGGTGAATTCTTTTGAGATCACAGGTTGTTCACTTCGAAAATAAATATACCTCCGAGAATAAATTT belongs to Emcibacter sp. and includes:
- the groL gene encoding chaperonin GroEL (60 kDa chaperone family; promotes refolding of misfolded polypeptides especially under stressful conditions; forms two stacked rings of heptamers to form a barrel-shaped 14mer; ends can be capped by GroES; misfolded proteins enter the barrel where they are refolded when GroES binds), which codes for MAKEVKFGSDARGRILKGVDTLANAVKVTLGPKGRNVLLEKSFGAPRITKDGVSVAKEIELKDKYENMGAQMVREVASRTNDVAGDGTTTATVLAQSLIKEGMKAVAAGMNPMDLRRGVDLAVTKVLEDLKARSKGISSSEEVAQVGSISANGEVSVGKMIADAMDKVGKEGVITVEEAKGLESELEVVEGMQFDRGYLSPYFITNAEKMIVDLDNPYILLHESKLSSLQPMLPLLEAAAQSGRPLLIIAEDVEGEALATLVVNKLRGGLKIAAVKAPGFGDRRKAMLQDIATLTGGQVVSEDLGIKLETVGLEMLGTAKNVTISKDDTTIVDGAGAKEEIEARCGQIRSQVESTTSDYDREKLQERLAKLAGGVAVIKVGGNTEVEVKERKDRVDDALHATRAAVEEGIVPGGGTALLYATRVLEGLEGENADQNVGVAIVRRALEAPVRQIAENAGKDGAVIAGKLLESNDPNYGFNAQKEEYCDLVAAGIIDPTKVVRTALQDAASVAGLLITTEAMVAEIPDDKGGPAMPDMGGMGGMGGMGGMGF
- the groES gene encoding co-chaperone GroES — translated: MAFRPLHDRVLVRRVDAEQKTAGGIILPDTAQEKPSQGEIVAVGSGHKAEDGTVTALDVKAGDTVLFGKWSGTEVKVEGEDLLIMKESDILGIIE